From the Streptomyces sp. NBC_00091 genome, the window GCGCTGTCGAGCCAGAAGGCGTGCCGGGATCCGGCGAAGAGCGAGGCGAACGCGCTCTCGGTGTCCACCGCGGTGTCCAGCTCGGCCACGTGCAGCGCGTAGTGCGTACGGTCCCCGGCGGCGGGCCGGGGCCGGACCTGCGGCGCCGGCGCGGCCTCGGCGCGGGCGGCCTCGGCGGGGGCCGTCTCGGCGGGGGCGGAGGCGGGGGCAGGGGCGGAGGCGGAGGCGGCCGGGCGGCCGCCCGTGCGCTCGGCGCGGTCGGCCAGCGTCAGGTCCCGGAAGTTGGCCAGCATCCGGCGGCCGTACTCGGTCTCGATGGACTCCGGGTGGAACTGCACGCCCCAGCGCGGCATCAGCCGGTGGCGCAGCGCCATGACGACGCCGTCCTCGGACCAGGCGGTGGCCTCGAGGTCGGAGGGCAGCGGCTGCGCCACGCACAGGGAGTGGTAGCGCACGGCGCCGAACTCCTCGGGGATGCCGGCGAAGAGCTCGTCCCCGTCGTGCCGCACCCGGGCGACCTCGCCGTGCACCGGCACGGGGGCGGGCACGACCTCGCCGCCCGCCCACACGGCGAGCCCCTGGTGCCCGAGGCAGACGCCGAGCACCGGGACGCTCGCCTTGACCAGGACGTCCCGGGAGACGCCGAAGTCGCGGGAGCGGGCCGGGTGGCCGGGCCCGGGCGAGATCACGATGTTGTCGAAGCCGTCGAGGTCCAGGTCGGCGACGGCGGCCGCGTCGTTGGCGATGACGACGGGCTCCTGGCCGTTCACTTCGGCCAGCAGCTGGAAGAGGTTGTAGGTGTACGAGTCGTGGTTGTCGATGAGGAGGGTCCGCATGGGGCTCACCTGCTTCGCGAGGGGGTCAGCGGCCGGGACACCAGCCGGTCCAGGTGGCCCAGGGACTCGGCCGGCCGGTGTGCGGCGGCGAGGTGGGCCAGGTGGCCGTCGGGACGGACCAGGGCGATCAGCGGCTGCCTGCCGAACAGCGGGCCGATCGCGGCGCGTCCGGACGGCGACAGCCGTGCGAGGTCGTGGACGGGGAGGCGGTCCGCGAGGACGCGGCGGGCGCCGTCCGCCACGGTCTGCCAGTCGGCGGCCGGCCGGCGGCCTGGCCAGAGCAGCGCGATGTGCTCCCGCTGGTCCAGGACGGGGGCCCCGGCGTGCTGCCGGGTCCGGTGGAAGAACGGCAGCCGGTCCCCGGGGCGGGCCCTGCGGTGCAGCGCCGAGCGCCACAGCGGCTCGCCCGTGGCCGCGTAGCTGAGGCCGACCTGGCTCATCAGGGGCGCCGCCACCTGCCGCAGGAGACCGGTGCGGTGCGCCGCGGCCACCTTCAGGTCCCGCAGGCGGCGATCCCGCGGGGTGGGGGCGCCGGACAGTTCCATCTCGGTGCGGATGACCGTACGGACCTGCTCGACGGCCTTGCGGCGTTCGGTGTCGTACGTGTCGACGATCCGCTCGTCCCAGACGCCGTGCACGACGCCGGCGAGCTTCCAGCCGAGGTTGACGGCGTCCTGGAGGCCGAGGTTGAGGCCCTGTCCGCCGAGGGGGACCACCGAGTGGGCGGCGTCGCCGACCAGCACGACCCGGCCTTCGCGGAACCGTTCGGCGACACCCGGACGCGGGTGGTAGGTACGGGTCCACAGGGGTTCGCCGAGCCGGTACGGCAGGCTGGTGCGCTCGTCGACCATCCGCTGCCAGTCCGCCAGCGGGCGGTCCGACCAGTCGGTTTCGCCCGGGGCGACGATGGTGGCGAGCCGGCAGACGCCGTCGGGCAGGTGGACCAGCGGCAGCAGCCCGCTGTCGGCGTAGTGGTACTCGACGGTGGAGACGCGCGGCCCGGTGACGGGGAAGTCCCCGAGCGCGATGCCGAGCGGGAAGGGGACGCCGGGGTAGGGGATGCCGAGGAGCCGGCGGGTGGCGCTGCCCGCGCCGTCGGCGCCGATCAGCCAGTCGGCCCCGGCCTGTTCGGTACGGCCGTCACCGTGGCGCAGCGTGGCGACGGGGAGCGGGCCGGAGGTGTCGATCGCGGTCAGCTCGGCCCCGTACTCGATGGTGCCGCCGAGTTCGGCGAAGCGGCGGCGCAGCAGCACCTCCAGCTCGCTCTGGACGATGCCCAGGCCGTAGGGGCGGGCGGCGCCCAGCTTCGTCATCGGTACGGTGCCCAGCCGGCGTCCGCGGGAGAAGAAGCTGACGTCGTCGGCCCGGAACCCGCGGGAGACGAGCTCGTCGGCGATGCCGACCTTCTCCAGGAGTTCCAGCACGCGGGGCCAGATCATCACGGCGCGGGAGTGCGGGTCGAACTCCTCCTGCGGGGGCTTGGCGTCGACGATCCGCACCGGCACCGACTGCTGGAGGAGGTCGCAGGCCAGCAGGGTGCCGACGGCGCCCGCTCCGACGATGAGAACGCTCTGCCCGGTCATATCGCGGCCGCCTTCGTCTGCGCGGCGGTGCCCGTGCCCGCCAGGTGTGCTTCGATCGCTCCGGCCGCGGCGGCGGCGCCGCCCGCGTCGTGGCTCAGCTGCCGGAAGCGGGCCGCCGCGGCGGCGGTCGCGGCATCGGCGCTCACGGTTTCGACGGCCGCCCGCAGGCGTTCGGCGGTGGCGTCGGCCGGGTCGAGGCGCAGGCCCAGGCCCAGCTCGACGACGCGGTCGGCGATGATCTCCTGCTCGACCATCTGCGGGACGACGACCATCGGCGTGCCGAAGGACAGGGCTTCCATCGTGCTGCCCATGCCGCCGTGCGTGACGAAAGCGGCGGCCTGGCTCAGGACGGACAGCTGGGGGACGCTGCGGTGCGCCTCGCAGTGCGGCGGCAGGGTGCCGAGGTCCGCCGGGTCGGCCTGCTGCCCGATGGACAGCACCAGGTGCAGGCCGCTGTCGGCGAACGCCTCCACACAGGTGCGGTAGAAGGAGGTGGCCCGGTTGAAGACCGTGCCGAGCGAGACGAACACCATCGGGCGGTCCGTGTCCTCGCGCCTCCAGGTGCCCTCGGCCTCCCGGCCGCCCAGGCTGGGCCCGACGAAGCGGTAGTGCTCCCCGAACGTGTGCGCCTCGGGCTGGAACTCCCTGGGCAGGAAGGCCAGGTTGAGTTCCTCCTCGAAGTCCATGAACTCCTCGGCCCGGACCCCGTCCAGGCCGGCCTCGCCGAGGAACTCGGCCAGGCGTACGTCGAATTCCGCGCCGTTGGCCTCGTGGGAGGCGGAGCGGCCGGTGCGGGCCAGCATGGCGTCCATCAGCGCGTAGGAGCGGCTGGAGGCGAGGGAGGGGAAGAACTGCACGGCGCGCGCCCCCCACCTGCGGGCCAGGGCGCGCCCGGCGAACGGCACCGTGTTGTCGTACACGACGAGGTCGGGGCGGTCGGCGCCGACGAAGGACTCCGCCAGGGCGATCCGGTCCGCGCTGCCGTGCAGGAAGAAGAGGGGCAGGGCGCTCAGGTCGTTCTCGGCGAAGGCGCGCGGCGACTGTCCGGGCGAGGTGGCGACGTCGTAGCGGCACACCTGCGCGCCGAGCCGGGTGAGCTGCTCCTCGAAGGCCCGGGTGGTGAAGTAGGTGACCCGGTGACCGCGCGAGACCAGCTCGGCGACGATGCCCAGGGTGGGCGACACGTGCCCGTGGGCGGCCACGCTGAAAAATGCGATGTGTGCCATCTGTTCCTCAGGGTGTGCGGTGGGGGGCGAAGGGGGCGGGGTGGTGCGCGGTCCGCGCTGCCGGGCAGGCCGTGACGCTGCCGGGGGGACGGCTCAGATGCCGATCTCTCCGTTCAGGATGTCGAACAGCTCCTCGTCGGTGACGTCGTCCACATCGGTCGCGGCCGGCGGCCGCACCGGCCCCCCGACCTCGGCGAGCAGGGCGCGCAGCCGGTCCTCCAGGTAGCGGGCGGTGGCCGGGTCGGGTGCGGCGGTGCGCAGGCCGGCCGCGAGGTCGTCGAGCCGGCGGACCACCGCCGGGTCCGGCTGGTCCCGGGCGGGGGCGGGGGCCAGCTCCCGGTCCAGGAACTCGGCCAGCGCCAGCGGGCTGGGGTGGTCGAAGACCAGCGTCGGGGAGAGCCGCAGGCCGGTCTCGGCGCCGAGCCGGTTGCGCAGTTCGATGGCGGCCAGCGAGTCCAGTCCCAGCTCCCGGAAGGAGCGTTCCGCCGGTACGTGCGCGGACGTGCCGTGGCCGAGGACCGAGCCGGTCTGGGCGCGCACCAGGTCGACGAGGAGCCTGCGGCGGGTGTCCGCGTCGGCTCCGGCGAGCCGGCGGGCGAACGCGCCGCGCTCGGCGGCGGCCGGCTTGCGCGTCGGCCGGGCGGCCCCTGCCCGGGCCGGGGCGGCCACCGGGCGGGCGGCGACCAGGTTGGGTACGCCGGGCAGCGCCAGCGCCGCGTCGAGCAGGGCGAGCGCCTCCTCGTTGGCCAGCGGTACGGTGCCGTGGCGCGCCATCCGGGCGACGGCCTCCGGGCCGAGCCGGCCGGCCATGCCGCGTTCCTCGGCCCAGGGGCCCCACTGGAGGGACTGCGCGGGCAGTCCGAGGGAGCGGCGGTGGTGGGCGAAGGCGTCCAGGAAGCCGTTGGCTGCGGCGTAGTTGGCCTGGCCGGGGCTGCCCATGACGGCAGCCGCGGACGAGAACAGGACGAACGCGTCGAGCGCGGAGTCCTTGGTCAGTTCGTGCAGCGCGACGGCGCCGGCCGCCTTGACCCGGATGACCCGTTCGAACTGTTCCTCCGTCAGCGCGGCGAGCAGTCCGTCGTCGACCACGCCCGCCGCGTGGACGACCGCCTTCAGGGGGCGGTCCGGGGAGAGGCCGGACAAGGCGGCCGCCAGGGCCTCGCGGTCGGCGACGTCGCACGCGGCGAGCGTCACCCGGGCGCCGAGTCCGCGCAGGGCCGAGGCGAGTTCCTCGTTGCGCGGGTCGCCGGCGCCGCTGCGGCTGAGCAGCAGCAGGTCGGCGGCGCCGTGCCGGCGTACGAGGTGCTCGGCGACGACCGCGCCGAGGCCGCCGGTGCCGCCGGTGATCAGGACGGTGCCGTCGAACGCGGGCGCCGGCCGGCCGGGGGCCGGTGCGCCGGGCTCGGTCTCGGGCCTGCGGACCTGGCGGGGGGCGAACAGTCGCCCGTCGCGGACGGCGGCCTCCCGCTCGTCCGCGCCGAGGACGCCCGGCAGCGCGTTCCACGACTGCGGCTGCCCGTCGAGTTCGACGACCAGGAACTTGCCGGGGTGCTCCGCCTGCGCGGTGCGCAGCAGCGCGCGGACCGCTCCCTGCGTGGTGCCGGCCGGGTCGCCCGCGGGGATCAGCAGGACGAGCCGGGCCGTCTGCGCGAGCGGGGACGCGGTCCACTGCCCCAGCAGGCGGGCGGTCCGCCAGGACGCCTCGCGGGCGTGGCGGGCCAGGTCGTCGGGGTCGGCCGGCTCGGACAGCTCCAGCAGGTGCAGGACCGTCGCGGGGACCTCGGCCGCCCGCTCCAGCGCGTCCAGGTCCGGGTACGCGGTGACGGGTACGCCGAGGGATGCCGGTACGGCCGGGACGGCGGCCGGGCCGTCTGCGAGGAGCGCGCAGGGTCCGGTGGGGGCAGGGCCGGGGTCCAGCGGCTGCCACTGGGTCTCCAGCAGGGCGGCGGTGTCGCCCGCGAGGTCCTCCGGGCGCATCCGGCGCAGGGTCAGCGAGGCGACCGAGGCCACCGGTTCGCCGAGCCCGTCGGTGATCTCCAGCGACAGGGTGTCGGCGTCGGTCCGGGTCAGGTGCACCCGCAGCGTGGCGGCGCCGGCCCGGTGGAGGGTCAGTCCCTGCCAGGTGAACGGCAGCCGTCCGGCGTCGTCGGACCCGCCGGGCGACTCGATGAAGCCGGTGTGCAGGGCGGCGTCGAAGAGCGCGGGGTGGAAGGCGAACCGTGCGGCGTCGTCGGCGTCCGCCGCGGGCAGGGCGACCTCGGCGAAGATCTCGTCGCCCCGGCGCCAGGCGGCCTTCAGGCCCTGGAACGCCGGACCGTAGTCGAAGCCCATGTCGGCCGCGCGGACGTACGTGTCGCCCGCCTCGACCGGTTCGGCGTCGTCCGGCGGCCACACGAGCAGCCCGGCCGGGGGGCCGGAGGGCGGCGTGGAGCCGCTGAGGAGCCCGCTCGCGTGCCGGGTCCAGGTCCCGTCGGGGGCGTCGGCCGGCCGCGCGTGGACGGCCACGGTCCACGTCCCGGGCTCCCCGTCGGGATCGGCGGGGGCCAGCAGCGTCTGGACCTCGACCACGGCGGCGTCGGGCAGGCGCAGCGGGGAGAGGACGGTCAGCTCGTCGAGGGTGTCGCAGCCGGCCTCGCGGCCGGCGCGCAGGGCCATCTCCACGAAGGCGGTTCCGGGCACGATGACCGTGCCGTTGACCACGTGGTCGGCCAGCCAGGGGTGCGTACGGGCCGACAGGCGGCCGGCGAGGACCACCTCGTCGGACTCGGCGCGGGCGAGCACGGTGGTGAGCAGCGGGTGTGCGTCGGCCTCGTGCGCTCCGGCAGGGCGCGGGCGGGGCCAGTGGCGCGTCCGCTGGAAGGCGTAGCCGGGTATGCCGGGTGCCCGCGTTCCGGGGCCGAAGTACGCCGGCCAGTCCGGGTCGGTGCCCCGGGCGAACAGTGCGCCCAGGGCGGCGGCGAGGGTGTGCTCCGGGTCCTGGCGGCGGCGCATCAGGGGAACGAAGCCGGACGCTTCGGCGGCGGCCTCGGTGACGCACTGCTGGGCCATCGCGGTCAGGACGGCGTCGGGGCCGAGTTCGAGGTACGTGCGCACCCCGGCGGCCTCCAGGTGGCGGACGGCGTCGCAGAATCGGACGGCCTCGCGGACGTGGCGCACCCAGTAGGCCGGCGAGCACAGCTCCTCGGCGGTGGCGAGGGTGCCGGTGAGGGTGGAGACGACCGGGATCGCGGGGGCGGTGTAGGTGAGGGATTCGGCGACCTCGCGGAAGGCCTCCAGCATCGGCTCCATGAGAGGCGAGTGGAAAGCGTGCGAGACCGTGAGGCGCTTGGTCTTGCGACCTTGCCCGGCCAGTGTCCCGGCCACCTCGAGGACGGCCTCCTCTTCACCCGAAATCACCACGGACTGCGGGCCGTTGACCGCCGCGATGTCGACACCGGCCGACAGCAGCGGACGGACCTCGTCCTCGGTGGCCTGGACGGAGACCATCGCCCCGCCCTCCGGCAGGGCCCCCATCAGGGCGCCGCGGGCACGGACCAGTGCCGAGGCGTCGGCGAGCGAGAGGACCCCGGCGACGTGCGCCGCCGCGATCTCACCGATCGAGTGACCGGCCACGAAGTCCGGACGCAGGCCCAGGGACTCGGCCAGCCGGTACAGGGCCACCTCGATGGCGAAGAGGGCGGGCTGGGTGAACTCGGTGCGGTGGACCCGCTCCCCGTCGCCGAAGACGATCTCCTTCAGCGGGAGGTCGAAGTGTCCGCAGACCTCGTCGAAGGCGGCCGCGAACACCGGCTGGGCCTCGTACAGTTCACGGCCCATGCCCGGGCGCTGCGCGCCCTGCCCGGTGAAGAGGAACGCGGACCGGCCCGGGGTGGCCGCGTCCGTGACGGCGTCGTCCAGGGCGGCCAGTGCGGTCAGGGCCTCGGTCCGGTCCTGTGCGACCACGGCGGCACGGTGCTCGAAGGCCTTGCGGCTCACCGCCAGCGACCGGCCCACGGCCGTGAAGTCGGCCTCGGGGTCGGCCGACACCCGGGCCAGCAGCTGTCGGGCCTGCGCGCGGACCGCGTCCGCGTCGCGGCCCGACAGCAGCCAGGGCACGGCGGCGGGAGTGCGGTCCGCCGGGCGGTCGGCGGGGGCCGGGGCTGCCGGGGCGGCCGGAGCTTCCTCCAGGATGACGTGGGCGTTGGTGCCGCTGATGCCGAAGGAGGACACGGCCGCGCGGCGGGGTTCCCGCGCCGGGGTCCAGGCCAGCGGTTCGGTCAGCAGCCGGACCTCGCCCGCCGTCCAGTCGACGTGCGGGGTCGGGGCGTCCACGTGCAGCGTCTTCGGTACGACGCCGTGCCGCATCGCGAGCAGCATCTTGATGACGCCGGCCACGCCGGCCGCGGCCTGGGTGTGGCCCAGGTTGGACTTCAGGGAGCCCAGCCACAGCGGGCGGTCCGTCGGCCGGTCCTGCCCGTACGTGGCCAGCAGCGCCTGCGCCTCGATCGGGTCCCCGAGCGGGGTGCCCGTGCCGTGCGCCTCCACCACGTCGACCTGGCCGGCCGTCAGACCGGCGTTGGCCAGGGCCTGCCGGATGACCCGCTGCTGGGACGGGCCGTTGGGCGCGGACAGGCCGTTGGAGGCACCGTCCTGGTTGACCGCGGAGCCCTTGAGGACCGCGAGGACCTCGTGGCCGCGCCGGCGGGCGTCCGACAGCCGCTCCACGAGGAGCATGCCCACGCCCTCGGACCAGCCCGTGCCGTCCGCGGCCGCCGCGAAGGCCCGGCACCGCCCGTCCGGCGACAGGCCGCGCTGGCGGCTGAAGTCGACGAACGCGTTGGGGGTCGACATGACGGTCACGCCGCCGACCAGCGCCAGCTCGCACTCCCCGCGCCGCAGCGCCTCCGCCGCGAGGTGCAGGGCGACGAGGGAGGACGAGCACGCCGTGTCCACCGTCAGCGCGGGCCCCTCGAAGCCGAAGCTGTACGCGATCCGGCCCGAGACGACGCTGCCGGCGCCACCCGTGCCGAGGTAGCCCTCCAGGTCCTCGGCGGACTGCGCCACGAGGGCGGTGTAGTCCTGGCCGTTGGAGCCGATGTAGACGCCGGTGCGGCTGCCGCGCAGCGAGTCCGGGTCGATGCCCGCCTGCTCGAACAGCTCCCAGGAGGTCTCCAGCAGCAGCCGCTGCTGGGGGTCCATGGCGAGGGCCTCGCGCGGGGAGATCCCGAAGAAGCCGGCGTCGAAGTCGCCCACGTTCTCCAGGAAGCCGCCCGCCGTCGCGTACGTGGTCCCCGGCGCGTCCGGGTCGGCGTCGAACAGGCCCGCCAGGTCCCACCCGCGGTCCTGCGGGAACGGGCCCACCGCCTCGGCGCCGTCCGCCAGCAGGGTCCACAGCCCCTCGGCCGAGGACACCCCGCCGGGGAAGCGGCAGGCCATGGCGACCACCACCACGGGGTCGGCGGCGTCCGCCACCGGGCCCGCCACGACGGCCTGGGGCGCCGTGCCGACCAGCTCGCCCCGCAGGAACTCCGCCAGGGCCACCGGGCTGGGGTAGTCGAACGCGAGGGAGGCGGGCAGGCGCAGTCCGGTGACCGCGCCGAGCCGGCTGCCCAGCTCCACCGAGGCGAGCGAGTCGAAGCCCAGCTGCCGGAAGGACCGCTCGGGGGCGATGGCCTCCGGCGACGGGTGCATCAGCAGTTCGGCGGCGTGTCCGCGGATCAGCCCGACGAGGGCCGCGCGCTGTTCGTCCGGGCTCCGGCCGGCCAGCGTGGCGGCGAACCCGGTGGTCGCCTGGGGCACCGCCGCGCCGGTGATCGCCCGCAGTACGGGGCGCCGGGCCGCCGGGCCGTGGGCCTGCGCGTACCGGTCCCAGTCGATGTCGGCGGCCAGTACGGCGCTCTCGCCGTGACGGATCGCGCCGTCCAGCAGCCGCAGGGCCCGCTGCGGGCTCATCGGGCGGAAGCCGGTGCGGCGCATGCGTTCGCGGACGACGGCGTCGGCCGCCGCCATGCCGTCGCCCTCCCAGGCTCCCCACGCGACGGCGGTGGCCGGCAGGCCTTCGCGGCGGCGCTGCTGTGCGAGGGCGTCCAGGGCGGCGTTCGCCGCGGCGTAGTTGGCCTGTCCGGCCGCTCCGATGACGCCGGCGAGCGAGGAGAAGAGGACGAACGCGTCGAGGCCGAGGTCGCGCGTCAGCCGGTGCAGGGTGAGGGCGGCGTCCGTCTTGCCCGCCAGTACGCGGGTGAGCTGCGCGGGGGTGAGGGCGCTGAGCACGCCGTCGTCGAGGACCCCGGCGGTGTGGACGACGGCCGTCAGCGGATGCTCGGCCGGAACGGCCGCGAGCAGCGCGGCGAGGGCGTCCTCGTCGGAGACGTCGCAGGCCGCCAGGGTGACCTCGGCGCCCAGCGCGGACAGCCCGTCGACGAGCTCCGCGGCGCCGGGGGCGTCCGCGCCGCGCCGGCTGACCAGCAGCAGGTGGTCGGCGCCGGCCTCGGCGAGCCAGCGGGCGACGTGGCCGCCGAGGGCTCCGGTGC encodes:
- a CDS encoding type I polyketide synthase; translation: MGEHGVRGGLVRPISELLREHARERAARVAYSDGTRSVTYGELATTTGRIAGHLAALGAGRGRRVLVHLGNRVETVESCLAVTRAALVAVPVSPHAGDAELTHVLEDSQAVLVITDAHRLAQYRRLDAVGHGVHFVVVTAPGEALDANANADADADADADGTGVHDFARLCATEPAVPAPDDLGLDEVAWMLYTSGTTGAPKGVLSTQRAGLWSVAAGYPSVLGITEDDRLLWPLPLHHSFAFNLCVLGVTATGASARIMADFTPGEVLDELRAAPYTLMAAVPTLCHHLLDTAGEGEPALTGLRAFLVAGAVTGAELGARFAEAFGVPLIDSYGSTETTGVITCNPLTGPRVPGSCGRPVPGLGLRIVDPATLLDVPGGDEGEIWVDSPSLMLGYHRAPEATEAAFHEGWYRTGDLGRLDADGFLTITGRLKELIIRGGENIHPAEIEDLIRAGEDIADAAVVARPHSSLGEVPVAYVVPREGRSLSPEDILTRCRERLAYYKVPVALHRTGHIPRTTSGKIVRRLVGNGPEPSRLLAAGTTHHDRVSRTLPEPAPLPASLPADDTSALAATSVLLLTAPGEEDRGDTLAAHLTGAHHCTAVTRTTCDPADTDAVDRALAGSDAHAVVLLAADAPGAVFDAVAQRLHAQGRTALSLSAAPQVTGHELREGLDAALIEGEPAVRVHAFGHEPAARAGATATEDPELTRRLTGELRTLSEAARERRLLRLVTDAIAEVRGEAPAATASDPREQSRPLGFDSMSSVRLSARLGAATGLRLPASLAFDHPSPVLLARFLHGELVGSAPEAAAPGPVADAADPVVVVGAACRFPGGVGSPEELWRLVASGSDAVGPFPQDRGWDLDGLFDADPDAPGTTYTREGGFLDGAADFDAGFFGISPREALAMDPQQRLLLETSWELFEQAGIDPDSLRGSRTGVFAGQMYHDYAPRLAGEGGLEGYLSTGGAGSVLSGRLSYFYGFQGPALTVDTACSSSLVALHLAAESLRRGECSLALAGGVALMSTPGSFVDFSRQRGLAPDGRCKPFAAAADGTGWSEGVGMLLVERLSDARRHGHRVLAVLKGSAVNQDGASNGLSAPNGPSQQRVIRQALANAGLTADQVDAVEAHGTGTTLGDPIEAQALLATYGQDRAEDRPLWLGSVKSNLGHTQAAAGMAGVIKMVMAMRHGLLPRTLHVDAPTPHVDWTAGRVELLGENITWPRTGQPRRAAVSSFGISGTNAHVILEEAPPLATEEPPPASAPLPVWVVSGRDAEAVRAQAGRLLERVSADPELDPADVAFSLATSRAVLGARAAVVAGDRAGLLAGLEALAEGRSASGAVEGAVSGGKFAFLFSGQGAQRPGMGRELYEAQPVFAAAFDEVCAHFDVPLKELVFGGGDEVHRTEFTQPALFAVEVALYRLLESYGIRPDFVAGHSIGEIAAAHVAGVLSLADASALVRARGALMGALPEGGAMVSVQATEEEVRPLLSAEVDIAAVNGPQSAVISGAEQAVLEVAGTLADEGHKTKRLTVSHAFHSPLMEPMLEAFREVAESLTYSASEIPVVSTLTGTLATAEELTSPAYWVRHVREAVRFRDAMRHMEAAGVRTYLELGPDAVLSAMGQACLDEPAALLPLLRRDRAETFTLMSALAGAFVRGVEPEWTRVLSGRRVDLPTYPFQRQRYWPAAPMATTSGHYPDVEDLLYRVTWERLEDPADPSATPAPLGSWLVVTDADHPAGHADAVLAALADRGADVVPLPLTAAEHDRTVLARRLALEIPADGLSGVLSLLDPDGADATAATLALLQALGDTGLPAPLWVATRGAVCVDAQEDGPVRPRQAQLWGLGRVAALEAPAGWGGLVDLPEQLDADALRRLCTLLSAGADEDETALRPSGAYARRLVRTGWSSPARDWSPRGTVLVTGGTGALGGHVARWLAEAGADHLLLVSRRGADAPGAAELVDGLSALGAEVTLAACDVSDEDALAALLAAVPAEHPLTAVVHTAGVLDDGVLSALTPAQLTRVLAGKTDAALTLHRLTRDLGLDAFVLFSSLAGVIGAAGQANYAAANAALDALAQQRRREGLPATAVAWGAWEGDGMAAADAVVRERMRRTGFRPMSPQRALRLLDGAIRHGESAVLAADIDWDRYAQAHGPAARRPVLRAITGAAVPQATTGFAATLAGRSPDEQRAALVGLIRGHAAELLMHPSPEAIAPERSFRQLGFDSLASVELGSRLGAVTGLRLPASLAFDYPSPVALAEFLRGELVGTAPQAVVAGPVADAADPVVVVAMACRFPGGVSSAEGLWTLLADGAEAVGPFPQDRGWDLAGLFDADPDAPGTTYATAGGFLENVGDFDAGFFGISPREALAMDPQQRLLLETSWELFEQAGIDPDSLRGSRTGVYIGSNGQDYTALVAQSAEDLEGYLGTGGAGSVVSGRIAYSFGFEGPALTVDTACSSSLVALHLAAEALRRGECELALVGGVTVMSTPNAFVDFSRQRGLSPDGRCRAFAAAADGTGWSEGVGMLLVERLSDARRRGHEVLAVLKGSAVNQDGASNGLSAPNGPSQQRVIRQALANAGLTAGQVDVVEAHGTGTPLGDPIEAQALLATYGQDRPTDRPLWLGSLKSNLGHTQAAAGVAGVIKMLLAMRHGVVPKTLHVDAPTPHVDWTAGEVRLLTEPLAWTPAREPRRAAVSSFGISGTNAHVILEEAPAAPAAPAPADRPADRTPAAVPWLLSGRDADAVRAQARQLLARVSADPEADFTAVGRSLAVSRKAFEHRAAVVAQDRTEALTALAALDDAVTDAATPGRSAFLFTGQGAQRPGMGRELYEAQPVFAAAFDEVCGHFDLPLKEIVFGDGERVHRTEFTQPALFAIEVALYRLAESLGLRPDFVAGHSIGEIAAAHVAGVLSLADASALVRARGALMGALPEGGAMVSVQATEDEVRPLLSAGVDIAAVNGPQSVVISGEEEAVLEVAGTLAGQGRKTKRLTVSHAFHSPLMEPMLEAFREVAESLTYTAPAIPVVSTLTGTLATAEELCSPAYWVRHVREAVRFCDAVRHLEAAGVRTYLELGPDAVLTAMAQQCVTEAAAEASGFVPLMRRRQDPEHTLAAALGALFARGTDPDWPAYFGPGTRAPGIPGYAFQRTRHWPRPRPAGAHEADAHPLLTTVLARAESDEVVLAGRLSARTHPWLADHVVNGTVIVPGTAFVEMALRAGREAGCDTLDELTVLSPLRLPDAAVVEVQTLLAPADPDGEPGTWTVAVHARPADAPDGTWTRHASGLLSGSTPPSGPPAGLLVWPPDDAEPVEAGDTYVRAADMGFDYGPAFQGLKAAWRRGDEIFAEVALPAADADDAARFAFHPALFDAALHTGFIESPGGSDDAGRLPFTWQGLTLHRAGAATLRVHLTRTDADTLSLEITDGLGEPVASVASLTLRRMRPEDLAGDTAALLETQWQPLDPGPAPTGPCALLADGPAAVPAVPASLGVPVTAYPDLDALERAAEVPATVLHLLELSEPADPDDLARHAREASWRTARLLGQWTASPLAQTARLVLLIPAGDPAGTTQGAVRALLRTAQAEHPGKFLVVELDGQPQSWNALPGVLGADEREAAVRDGRLFAPRQVRRPETEPGAPAPGRPAPAFDGTVLITGGTGGLGAVVAEHLVRRHGAADLLLLSRSGAGDPRNEELASALRGLGARVTLAACDVADREALAAALSGLSPDRPLKAVVHAAGVVDDGLLAALTEEQFERVIRVKAAGAVALHELTKDSALDAFVLFSSAAAVMGSPGQANYAAANGFLDAFAHHRRSLGLPAQSLQWGPWAEERGMAGRLGPEAVARMARHGTVPLANEEALALLDAALALPGVPNLVAARPVAAPARAGAARPTRKPAAAERGAFARRLAGADADTRRRLLVDLVRAQTGSVLGHGTSAHVPAERSFRELGLDSLAAIELRNRLGAETGLRLSPTLVFDHPSPLALAEFLDRELAPAPARDQPDPAVVRRLDDLAAGLRTAAPDPATARYLEDRLRALLAEVGGPVRPPAATDVDDVTDEELFDILNGEIGI
- a CDS encoding macrolide family glycosyltransferase yields the protein MAHIAFFSVAAHGHVSPTLGIVAELVSRGHRVTYFTTRAFEEQLTRLGAQVCRYDVATSPGQSPRAFAENDLSALPLFFLHGSADRIALAESFVGADRPDLVVYDNTVPFAGRALARRWGARAVQFFPSLASSRSYALMDAMLARTGRSASHEANGAEFDVRLAEFLGEAGLDGVRAEEFMDFEEELNLAFLPREFQPEAHTFGEHYRFVGPSLGGREAEGTWRREDTDRPMVFVSLGTVFNRATSFYRTCVEAFADSGLHLVLSIGQQADPADLGTLPPHCEAHRSVPQLSVLSQAAAFVTHGGMGSTMEALSFGTPMVVVPQMVEQEIIADRVVELGLGLRLDPADATAERLRAAVETVSADAATAAAAARFRQLSHDAGGAAAAAGAIEAHLAGTGTAAQTKAAAI
- a CDS encoding FAD-dependent monooxygenase, which translates into the protein MTGQSVLIVGAGAVGTLLACDLLQQSVPVRIVDAKPPQEEFDPHSRAVMIWPRVLELLEKVGIADELVSRGFRADDVSFFSRGRRLGTVPMTKLGAARPYGLGIVQSELEVLLRRRFAELGGTIEYGAELTAIDTSGPLPVATLRHGDGRTEQAGADWLIGADGAGSATRRLLGIPYPGVPFPLGIALGDFPVTGPRVSTVEYHYADSGLLPLVHLPDGVCRLATIVAPGETDWSDRPLADWQRMVDERTSLPYRLGEPLWTRTYHPRPGVAERFREGRVVLVGDAAHSVVPLGGQGLNLGLQDAVNLGWKLAGVVHGVWDERIVDTYDTERRKAVEQVRTVIRTEMELSGAPTPRDRRLRDLKVAAAHRTGLLRQVAAPLMSQVGLSYAATGEPLWRSALHRRARPGDRLPFFHRTRQHAGAPVLDQREHIALLWPGRRPAADWQTVADGARRVLADRLPVHDLARLSPSGRAAIGPLFGRQPLIALVRPDGHLAHLAAAHRPAESLGHLDRLVSRPLTPSRSR